The following are encoded together in the Roseovarius sp. EL26 genome:
- a CDS encoding inorganic phosphate transporter, whose protein sequence is MPNNDLETRHLETLDRDLGRLSNLERATAYVARPLVGPGISLVFVVLASLLAMVFFGESTNTFVVIIAAGFGAYMALNIGANDVANNMGPAVGANALSMGGAIAIAVVFESAGALLAGGDVVSTIAKGIIAPESMQTASVFIWAMLAALLSAALWVNLATWIGAPVSTTHSVVGGVMGAGIAAAGFAAVNWATMGKIAASWVISPVLGGAIAAGFLFLIKERIIYQDDKIAAARKWVPILVGIMGGAFAAYLALKGLKKVIKIDLLTALMIGAAVGALVWAIMIPVIRRQSVGLENRNKSLKVLFGIPLVVSAALLSFAHGANDVANAVGPLAAIVQASQSGDFTAAVSIPLWVMVIGALGISFGLFLFGPKLIRMVGSQITKLNPMRAYCVALSAAITVIVASWLGLPVSSTHIAVGGVFGVGFFREWDAERRMKKARIAVPAADVQPLEERRRRKLVRRSHFLTIIAAWVITVPAAAILSALIFFVISLIAG, encoded by the coding sequence ATGCCCAACAATGATTTAGAAACCCGTCACCTGGAGACATTGGACCGTGACCTTGGACGGTTGTCCAACCTTGAACGGGCAACGGCCTATGTGGCGCGCCCATTGGTTGGGCCGGGTATCTCGCTGGTATTTGTGGTGTTGGCTAGCCTTCTAGCGATGGTCTTCTTTGGCGAATCCACCAACACCTTTGTTGTGATTATCGCCGCCGGTTTCGGCGCCTATATGGCGCTGAACATCGGTGCGAATGATGTGGCCAATAATATGGGCCCAGCGGTGGGGGCCAATGCGCTAAGCATGGGCGGGGCGATTGCAATCGCTGTTGTCTTTGAAAGTGCTGGGGCCTTGTTGGCAGGGGGCGATGTTGTGTCCACCATTGCCAAAGGCATTATCGCACCAGAAAGTATGCAAACCGCGTCTGTTTTTATCTGGGCAATGTTGGCAGCACTTCTGTCGGCAGCGCTTTGGGTTAATCTGGCGACATGGATCGGCGCGCCGGTATCAACGACACACTCGGTCGTCGGTGGCGTGATGGGCGCTGGCATCGCTGCAGCAGGGTTTGCTGCCGTGAACTGGGCCACAATGGGCAAGATTGCTGCCAGCTGGGTGATTTCCCCAGTTCTGGGCGGTGCAATTGCGGCAGGTTTCCTATTTCTTATCAAAGAGCGCATCATCTATCAGGATGACAAAATTGCGGCCGCGCGGAAATGGGTGCCCATCTTGGTAGGGATCATGGGCGGGGCATTTGCAGCCTATTTGGCACTGAAGGGCCTGAAGAAAGTTATCAAGATCGATCTTCTGACAGCATTGATGATCGGCGCGGCCGTTGGCGCGCTGGTCTGGGCTATCATGATCCCGGTGATCCGGCGCCAATCTGTTGGTCTGGAAAACCGCAACAAATCACTGAAAGTTCTGTTTGGTATTCCGCTGGTAGTGTCGGCTGCCTTGTTGAGTTTTGCGCATGGAGCCAACGATGTGGCGAACGCCGTCGGGCCGTTGGCTGCGATTGTGCAAGCCTCGCAATCCGGGGATTTCACCGCGGCCGTTTCTATTCCGCTTTGGGTGATGGTGATTGGCGCACTGGGGATTTCCTTTGGTTTGTTCCTGTTTGGACCTAAGCTGATCAGAATGGTGGGCAGCCAGATCACTAAGCTGAACCCAATGCGCGCCTATTGTGTCGCCCTGTCGGCAGCCATCACCGTGATTGTCGCCAGTTGGCTAGGCTTGCCGGTCAGCTCAACCCACATTGCCGTGGGGGGCGTTTTTGGGGTTGGGTTTTTCCGTGAATGGGATGCTGAGCGCCGCATGAAGAAAGCACGGATTGCCGTTCCCGCAGCGGATGTGCAGCCTTTGGAGGAACGCCGTCGCCGGAAGCTGGTGCGTAGATCACACTTCCTGACCATTATCGCAGCTTGGGTCATTACTGTGCCTGCCGCCGCGATACTGTCGGCCTTGATCTTTTTTGTGATCAGCTTGATTGCGGGGTAA
- a CDS encoding LysR family transcriptional regulator, which produces MTPNTNDLLIFLTLTETRSMTIAAQQTGLTKSAISQALKRVEDTLGAKLLFRTTRSMSLTETGSKLIPACQTLRQAQQELQQTLTAAQIRQGETLTITAPHALCHSVLVPILSDLAKTQGIKPRLIAEDSPVNLVEHQIDLAIRVGASAPQSAHISRIGTLRESIYGAPHYLERMGNPPITLLDLQNWAHIANDWQGNPIRYRSSSGETLQVLPAARSNTILGVKAFVEDGFGIALLPDLIAQGSKTLVQLLPISETPIYALHQHGKTPPKNVKALISRLRNALR; this is translated from the coding sequence ATGACACCCAATACCAATGACCTTCTCATCTTTTTGACCCTCACCGAGACCCGCAGCATGACCATTGCTGCGCAACAGACCGGATTAACCAAATCCGCTATAAGCCAGGCACTTAAACGGGTCGAAGATACACTCGGGGCAAAGCTTCTTTTCAGAACAACCCGATCGATGTCATTGACTGAAACCGGCTCCAAGCTGATACCTGCATGTCAGACCCTCAGGCAAGCGCAGCAGGAGTTGCAGCAAACACTCACGGCTGCGCAGATCAGACAAGGTGAGACATTGACCATTACCGCGCCCCATGCTCTTTGCCATTCTGTTCTGGTTCCTATCCTATCCGACCTAGCAAAAACGCAGGGCATAAAACCACGCCTTATCGCCGAAGATAGCCCAGTCAACCTTGTAGAACATCAGATTGATCTGGCCATTCGTGTGGGGGCAAGTGCTCCGCAGTCCGCCCATATTTCTCGTATCGGGACTCTACGTGAAAGCATATATGGCGCACCGCATTATCTTGAGCGCATGGGCAATCCGCCAATAACCCTGCTGGACCTGCAGAATTGGGCACATATTGCTAATGATTGGCAAGGCAACCCAATCAGGTATCGATCCTCGTCTGGCGAAACGCTGCAAGTTCTCCCCGCAGCCCGCAGCAACACAATTCTTGGGGTAAAAGCCTTTGTCGAAGACGGATTTGGTATAGCGCTTCTCCCGGACTTAATTGCGCAAGGCAGCAAGACACTGGTACAGCTTTTGCCAATCTCAGAAACCCCAATATATGCTCTGCACCAGCACGGAAAAACACCTCCTAAAAATGTAAAGGCGCTGATATCACGACTCCGAAACGCTCTGCGGTGA
- a CDS encoding SgcJ/EcaC family oxidoreductase: MATKIETAAQNKLAVWKAAFNAGDAAGCAACYEEDALMVVTPFGEFKGRTAIQAFWTDLIGKGFSNVDYSGVKLEVLDEASAVISASWTMNNAHGIITKELWVLQADGAALLREDHFEVQG; encoded by the coding sequence ATGGCAACTAAAATTGAAACCGCAGCGCAGAATAAGCTGGCTGTTTGGAAAGCAGCCTTTAATGCCGGAGACGCAGCAGGCTGTGCTGCCTGCTATGAGGAAGATGCGTTGATGGTTGTAACGCCATTTGGTGAATTCAAGGGGCGGACAGCTATTCAGGCGTTTTGGACGGATCTGATTGGAAAAGGGTTTTCCAATGTGGATTATTCAGGTGTTAAACTTGAGGTGCTTGATGAAGCCTCCGCGGTGATTTCAGCGTCTTGGACGATGAACAATGCCCACGGGATTATCACCAAAGAACTTTGGGTGCTGCAGGCGGATGGTGCGGCGTTGCTGCGCGAAGACCACTTCGAAGTGCAAGGGTGA
- a CDS encoding S41 family peptidase, with product MKKFLMAAAAGTLTGAIVTTQVAAPLLAQEAEKSPNVYEQLDLFGNIFERIRVQYVEDVDESDLIEAAINGMLTSLDPHSSYLSPDDADDMRVQTRGEFGGLGIEVTQEDGFVKVVSPIDGTPADEAGVEAGDFITQVDGENVLGLTLDEAVDMMRGPVGSEIVITIVREGETEPFDLTITRDTIKLTAVRVRTEQDSVVLRVTTFNDQTYKNLESGLAEQIEEAGGFDSVNGVILDLRNNPGGLLTQAIKVSDAFLDKGEIVSTRGRDPQDGERFNATDGDLINGKPMVILINGGSASASEIVAGALQDHRRAIVVGTKSFGKGSVQTVMPLPGDGAMRLTTARYYTPSGRSIQALGVSPDILVEQPRPTPENEEEERSVFGNRSEADLRGSLNNDSLTEDEIRQIEEDRARAEESAKLREEDYQLAYAIDILKGLSALQTEE from the coding sequence ATGAAAAAATTCCTGATGGCCGCCGCAGCCGGCACATTGACCGGGGCCATTGTCACAACGCAGGTCGCGGCCCCCTTGCTGGCTCAGGAAGCGGAAAAATCCCCCAACGTCTATGAACAGCTTGATCTGTTCGGCAACATCTTTGAACGCATCCGTGTACAATACGTTGAAGACGTTGATGAGAGCGACCTGATCGAAGCGGCAATAAATGGTATGCTGACCTCGCTTGATCCCCACTCAAGCTATCTGTCACCGGATGATGCAGATGATATGCGCGTGCAGACCCGAGGCGAATTTGGCGGGTTGGGCATTGAGGTCACGCAAGAAGACGGTTTTGTCAAAGTGGTCTCGCCTATCGATGGTACCCCCGCTGATGAGGCCGGTGTCGAAGCGGGTGATTTCATCACACAGGTTGACGGTGAAAACGTACTGGGCCTGACCCTTGATGAAGCGGTCGACATGATGCGTGGTCCGGTCGGATCCGAAATTGTCATCACAATCGTACGCGAAGGTGAAACCGAACCCTTTGACCTAACCATCACCCGCGACACGATCAAACTCACGGCCGTGCGTGTACGCACCGAACAAGACAGTGTCGTCCTGCGCGTCACCACCTTTAACGACCAAACTTACAAAAATCTTGAAAGTGGTCTTGCAGAACAAATCGAAGAGGCTGGCGGATTTGACAGCGTCAACGGCGTCATTCTTGATCTCCGCAACAATCCCGGTGGCCTGCTAACACAAGCGATCAAGGTTTCTGATGCATTTCTGGATAAAGGTGAAATCGTTTCAACCCGTGGACGCGACCCACAGGACGGCGAACGCTTCAATGCCACAGATGGTGACTTGATCAATGGCAAACCGATGGTGATCTTGATCAATGGCGGTTCTGCCAGCGCATCAGAGATTGTTGCCGGTGCATTGCAAGATCACCGTCGCGCCATCGTGGTCGGCACCAAAAGCTTTGGAAAGGGTTCTGTTCAGACGGTCATGCCACTACCGGGTGACGGTGCCATGCGCCTGACGACCGCGCGCTATTACACACCGTCTGGTCGATCCATTCAGGCCCTTGGCGTGTCCCCCGATATTCTGGTCGAACAGCCCCGCCCCACCCCAGAGAACGAGGAAGAAGAAAGGTCAGTTTTCGGCAACCGTTCTGAGGCAGATCTGCGCGGCAGCTTGAACAACGATAGCCTGACCGAAGACGAAATTCGCCAGATCGAGGAAGACCGCGCTCGCGCCGAAGAATCCGCAAAACTGCGCGAAGAGGATTATCAACTGGCCTATGCCATCGACATCCTCAAAGGCCTGTCGGCCCTGCAAACCGAAGAATAG
- a CDS encoding murein hydrolase activator EnvC — MKHLILLCLLICAAPVMTQGNPAPVRPQARSTPADEARAASVRLEKATTLLDNAKTARNRVKALSAAIHAYEDGLQAMREGLRRAAIREATLIAELNSREEELANLLGVLQSVERTPTPALLVHPAGPMGTARSGMILADVTPALNQRAEHLRRTLQEVSILRSLQQTAANTLADGLRNAQTARSELSRAISDRTNLPQRFTEDPIQTALLIASTETLESFASGLSTIAVDEVPGSLPDITDRKGQLPLPVQGQILRSPNEADAAGVQRPGLIMATRPHALVTTPAAATIRYRGPLLNYGNVVILEPQSGILLVLAGLDQVYGNTGEVLPGGSPVGLMGGDDTQTDALLIENDQGAGTAQPETLYIELRQDNVPVDPTLWFSTE; from the coding sequence ATGAAACACCTGATCCTTCTTTGCCTGCTGATCTGTGCCGCCCCTGTGATGACACAAGGCAACCCTGCGCCCGTGCGCCCGCAGGCGCGATCGACCCCAGCGGATGAGGCGCGTGCGGCTTCGGTCAGGTTGGAAAAGGCCACCACATTACTCGACAATGCAAAAACTGCACGCAATCGCGTCAAAGCCCTGTCTGCCGCCATCCACGCCTATGAAGACGGATTGCAAGCGATGCGCGAAGGTCTGCGTCGCGCCGCGATCCGCGAAGCCACCTTGATTGCAGAATTGAACAGTCGCGAGGAAGAACTGGCCAACTTACTGGGTGTTTTGCAGAGCGTTGAACGCACACCGACCCCGGCCTTGCTCGTGCATCCGGCTGGCCCCATGGGCACCGCCAGATCTGGCATGATATTAGCTGATGTCACCCCAGCGTTGAATCAACGCGCTGAGCACCTGCGCCGCACATTGCAGGAGGTCAGCATTCTGCGCAGCCTGCAACAAACCGCGGCAAATACCCTGGCCGATGGTCTGCGTAATGCCCAAACTGCCCGTTCCGAACTCAGCCGGGCCATTTCTGATCGCACCAACCTACCGCAACGCTTTACTGAAGACCCTATTCAAACGGCTTTGCTCATTGCCTCAACCGAGACCCTGGAAAGCTTTGCCAGTGGTCTCAGTACCATCGCTGTTGACGAGGTTCCCGGCAGTTTACCGGATATCACTGATCGCAAAGGACAGCTTCCGTTGCCAGTACAGGGGCAAATCTTGCGCAGCCCGAATGAAGCTGATGCCGCTGGCGTCCAACGCCCTGGGTTGATCATGGCCACCCGCCCTCATGCGCTTGTCACAACACCGGCAGCGGCTACGATCCGCTACCGCGGACCGCTACTAAACTATGGCAATGTGGTGATTCTTGAACCGCAATCCGGCATTTTGCTGGTGCTAGCCGGGCTCGATCAGGTCTATGGCAACACCGGCGAGGTCCTGCCAGGCGGTAGCCCCGTGGGCCTGATGGGCGGTGATGACACGCAAACCGACGCTCTTTTGATCGAAAATGATCAAGGGGCTGGTACTGCCCAGCCAGAAACGCTTTATATAGAACTCAGACAAGATAACGTTCCGGTGGACCCAACCCTATGGTTCAGCACCGAATAG
- the gpmI gene encoding 2,3-bisphosphoglycerate-independent phosphoglycerate mutase: protein MSIPKPVVLCILDGWGLSDKTEGNAPALANTPNFDRLMHNCPNNTLITHGHDVGLPKGQMGNSEVGHMNIGAGRVVEMDLRRIDRAIDTGTFADLPGLKRFTNAVLATGGTAHVLGVLSDGGVHSHIEHMIETARVLVKKGLRVAIHAFTDGRDVAPVSAKHYLEDLHDELPEGAYIATVSGRYYAMDRDNRWERVELAYQALAMAKGYTAENASAAIDNAYGKGRTDEFIKPRVLGDYAGMKDGDGILSLNFRADRAREILAAFADPSFDAFDTGKRPKFSIVSGFTEYSRNHSSYMDCIFPDKAPHNTLAEWVAQHGRTQFHIAETEKYPHVTFFLNGGREAPVKGEERYMAASPKVATYDLQPEMSAGEVTEHLIGAIQKRFDLIIVNFANPDMVGHTGDIAAAIVACEAVDQGLGQVLDALDHAGGTMIVTADHGNCEMMIDPETGGPHTAHTLNPVPVILAGGPDGAALRSGRLADLAPTVLDLMEIPLPPEMTGQTLIT from the coding sequence ATGAGCATTCCCAAACCTGTTGTCCTGTGCATTCTTGATGGTTGGGGGCTGTCTGATAAGACCGAAGGGAATGCGCCAGCGCTGGCTAATACGCCGAATTTTGACCGGCTGATGCATAACTGCCCCAACAACACACTGATCACCCATGGCCATGATGTTGGTTTGCCCAAAGGGCAGATGGGAAATTCCGAAGTGGGGCATATGAATATTGGCGCAGGCCGGGTTGTCGAAATGGACCTACGCCGGATTGATCGTGCAATCGACACTGGCACCTTTGCTGACCTGCCCGGATTAAAGCGTTTCACCAACGCGGTCCTGGCCACTGGTGGCACCGCGCATGTTTTGGGTGTTTTGTCTGATGGTGGGGTGCATTCACACATCGAGCATATGATCGAAACCGCGCGCGTTCTTGTGAAGAAAGGACTGCGCGTGGCCATTCATGCCTTTACCGATGGGCGCGATGTGGCACCGGTTTCAGCCAAGCACTATCTCGAAGACCTACACGATGAACTGCCAGAAGGCGCCTACATCGCTACCGTGTCAGGCCGCTATTACGCGATGGACCGGGATAATCGCTGGGAGCGGGTGGAGCTGGCATATCAGGCGTTGGCCATGGCCAAAGGCTATACTGCAGAAAATGCCAGCGCAGCCATTGACAACGCATATGGCAAGGGACGCACAGACGAGTTTATCAAACCTCGTGTACTGGGTGACTACGCTGGCATGAAAGACGGCGATGGCATTCTTAGCCTGAATTTCCGCGCCGACCGCGCCCGTGAAATTCTGGCCGCCTTTGCTGATCCCAGCTTTGATGCCTTTGACACTGGTAAGCGCCCCAAATTTTCCATCGTCAGCGGGTTCACCGAATATTCCCGCAACCATAGTTCCTATATGGATTGTATTTTCCCTGACAAAGCGCCGCACAACACTTTGGCAGAGTGGGTCGCTCAGCATGGCCGGACCCAATTTCATATCGCCGAAACTGAAAAATACCCACATGTCACCTTCTTCCTTAACGGCGGGCGCGAGGCCCCGGTAAAAGGCGAAGAACGTTATATGGCGGCCTCGCCCAAAGTTGCGACTTATGATCTGCAGCCGGAAATGTCCGCGGGTGAGGTGACTGAACATTTGATCGGTGCAATCCAGAAACGTTTTGACCTGATCATCGTAAACTTTGCCAATCCCGACATGGTCGGACACACAGGTGATATTGCTGCCGCCATTGTGGCCTGTGAAGCAGTTGATCAGGGATTGGGTCAGGTGCTTGACGCATTGGATCATGCAGGGGGCACGATGATTGTGACCGCTGATCATGGCAATTGCGAAATGATGATCGATCCGGAAACAGGTGGGCCACACACGGCGCATACACTCAACCCCGTGCCGGTCATTCTGGCGGGTGGACCGGACGGTGCAGCATTGCGCAGTGGACGTCTGGCGGATCTAGCCCCAACAGTGTTAGACTTGATGGAAATACCTCTTCCTCCAGAGATGACCGGGCAGACTCTGATTACATGA
- the rlmH gene encoding 23S rRNA (pseudouridine(1915)-N(3))-methyltransferase RlmH, translating to MRAHICAVGRMRPGPERDLLDDYLKRFDRTGRALGLGPAAMAEVEDKKGGGMQAEAPLLERAIPKGAYVVAMDERGKLLTSPQFSELLARQRDAGRSDIAFLIGGADGIAPELRAKVDFKLSFGTMVWPHMLARVMLSEQLYRAASILAGTPYHRV from the coding sequence ATGCGCGCCCATATCTGTGCTGTCGGGCGTATGCGCCCCGGCCCCGAGCGGGACCTTTTGGACGACTACCTCAAACGATTTGACCGCACTGGTCGTGCCCTCGGGCTTGGCCCGGCTGCCATGGCCGAAGTCGAAGACAAAAAGGGCGGCGGCATGCAGGCCGAGGCCCCGCTGTTGGAGCGCGCGATTCCCAAAGGGGCCTATGTTGTTGCCATGGACGAGCGCGGCAAGCTGCTAACGTCACCTCAGTTCTCTGAACTTCTGGCACGGCAACGGGATGCGGGTCGCTCTGACATTGCCTTTCTCATCGGTGGCGCAGATGGCATCGCGCCAGAACTGCGCGCAAAGGTGGATTTCAAACTATCCTTTGGCACCATGGTCTGGCCCCACATGTTGGCACGGGTGATGCTGTCTGAGCAACTCTATCGCGCCGCATCTATTTTGGCCGGCACTCCGTACCACAGGGTCTGA
- the rsfS gene encoding ribosome silencing factor — protein MSAGSETQLSHILSSLDDDKAEDIVQIDLRGKSPMGDYMIICSGRSSRQVAAIAEKLTARLKRDLNVFSKIEGKDAGDWVLIDTGDIIVHVFRPEVREFYQLEKMWLPNAQAASSPS, from the coding sequence ATGAGCGCAGGCAGCGAAACCCAACTCTCGCATATCCTTTCCTCACTCGACGATGATAAGGCCGAAGACATCGTGCAAATTGATTTGCGCGGCAAATCTCCTATGGGTGATTACATGATCATCTGCTCAGGTCGCTCTTCACGTCAGGTTGCGGCTATTGCTGAAAAGCTGACAGCGCGCCTGAAACGTGATTTGAATGTCTTTAGCAAAATAGAAGGCAAAGATGCTGGCGATTGGGTTCTGATCGACACTGGCGATATCATCGTGCATGTCTTCCGCCCAGAAGTCCGCGAATTCTATCAGCTTGAGAAAATGTGGCTGCCCAATGCGCAGGCCGCAAGTTCACCCAGCTGA
- a CDS encoding histone deacetylase family protein, whose product MKTALITHLECLNHVTPPGHPECVGRLESILAALEGKDVRRIDAPLAVVEDILLAHPQSHLDEIEQALPELGIKPLDSDTWMSPESLNAALRAAGGAVKAVDMVMAGEAQNAFVACRPPGHHAEYELPMGFCLFGSVSIAAKHALERHGLSRVAVVDFDVHHGNGTQDLLQDDARVMFASSHQMPLFPGTGGAHETGKHGNVLNVPLRDGMGSTEFRQVWGQEILPAVAAFEPEFILVSAGFDAHAADPLASLRLTEADFEWVTSAICDLADECCQGRVVSSLEGGYNLQALAASAAAHVDALTAREG is encoded by the coding sequence ATGAAAACAGCGCTGATCACCCATTTAGAGTGCCTGAATCACGTTACCCCGCCGGGACATCCGGAATGTGTGGGCCGTTTGGAATCGATCCTGGCTGCATTGGAGGGCAAGGATGTGCGGCGTATCGATGCGCCTCTGGCCGTGGTTGAGGACATTTTGCTGGCGCACCCACAATCCCATTTGGATGAGATCGAACAGGCATTGCCTGAGTTGGGAATCAAGCCACTTGATAGCGACACATGGATGTCACCAGAGTCGTTGAATGCCGCCCTGCGGGCCGCCGGTGGGGCGGTCAAGGCGGTGGATATGGTTATGGCGGGTGAGGCGCAGAATGCCTTTGTCGCCTGTCGCCCACCGGGGCACCATGCCGAGTATGAATTGCCGATGGGTTTTTGCCTGTTTGGCAGCGTGTCGATTGCGGCGAAACATGCATTGGAGCGGCACGGATTGTCCCGCGTGGCGGTGGTGGATTTTGATGTGCATCACGGCAATGGCACGCAGGACCTGTTGCAAGATGATGCACGGGTGATGTTTGCCTCTTCCCATCAGATGCCCCTGTTTCCGGGTACGGGCGGGGCACATGAGACGGGCAAGCACGGCAATGTTTTGAATGTGCCTTTGCGTGATGGCATGGGCAGTACCGAATTTCGGCAGGTTTGGGGGCAGGAAATTTTACCTGCCGTAGCGGCGTTTGAACCAGAATTCATATTGGTGTCTGCCGGCTTTGATGCCCATGCCGCTGATCCGCTGGCCAGTCTGCGCCTGACCGAGGCGGATTTCGAGTGGGTGACCAGCGCGATCTGCGATCTGGCGGATGAATGCTGCCAAGGGCGAGTCGTGTCCAGCCTTGAGGGGGGGTATAACTTGCAGGCACTGGCGGCGAGTGCGGCGGCGCATGTGGATGCTTTGACGGCGAGGGAAGGCTAA
- a CDS encoding GAF domain-containing protein — protein MRIDYDEAQKVIAALCDGEVDEVALMATVACELHHADNRFDWTGFYRVTAPELLKIGPYQGGHGCLVIPFARGVCGAAARTGEVQLVDDVDAFAGHIACSTSTRSEVVLPVYNRAGRLLGVLDIDSDQSNAFTQADADGLKAILQTVFGALQE, from the coding sequence ATGAGAATTGACTACGATGAAGCGCAAAAGGTCATTGCTGCGCTCTGTGACGGCGAGGTCGATGAGGTGGCGTTGATGGCCACAGTCGCGTGTGAATTGCATCATGCAGACAATCGGTTTGATTGGACGGGATTCTACCGTGTCACTGCACCAGAGTTATTAAAAATCGGGCCTTATCAAGGCGGCCACGGTTGTCTGGTCATTCCGTTCGCACGCGGTGTTTGTGGTGCGGCGGCACGGACAGGTGAAGTTCAACTGGTCGATGATGTCGATGCTTTTGCGGGGCATATCGCCTGTTCGACCAGCACGCGGTCCGAAGTGGTTTTGCCGGTCTATAACCGCGCGGGCCGATTGCTGGGGGTTCTGGATATTGATAGCGATCAATCAAATGCCTTCACGCAGGCGGATGCCGATGGGTTGAAGGCCATATTGCAGACTGTGTTTGGCGCATTACAGGAGTGA
- a CDS encoding helix-turn-helix domain-containing protein has product MHQREISRTQTLGADLRTLRKSRGVTLSALAETLGRSVGWLSQVERDKSEPSIEDLRQIGIALDVPLSMLFGQPTAPAEEAGFVVRESARRQIGSGEAGLVEELLSPDLTDDFEMVHSTFEPHSRIAAPVQRPTQEVGYVLSGKLDLVIEGKQFTINPGDSFRIRGELHEWINPYDEPAVAIWVIAPPVY; this is encoded by the coding sequence ATGCACCAACGCGAGATCAGCCGGACACAAACCCTTGGAGCTGATTTGCGTACGTTGCGAAAATCGCGTGGCGTTACACTCAGTGCGCTGGCCGAGACGTTGGGGCGTTCGGTCGGATGGCTGAGTCAGGTTGAGCGTGACAAGTCTGAACCCTCCATCGAAGACCTGCGCCAAATTGGTATTGCCTTGGACGTGCCGCTGTCGATGCTCTTTGGGCAGCCCACAGCCCCGGCTGAAGAGGCCGGATTTGTAGTGCGCGAAAGTGCCCGGCGGCAGATTGGCTCGGGTGAGGCCGGTCTGGTCGAAGAGCTTCTCTCGCCAGATCTGACCGATGATTTTGAGATGGTGCACTCCACTTTTGAGCCACACAGCCGGATCGCTGCACCAGTGCAGCGCCCGACGCAAGAGGTGGGCTATGTTCTTTCCGGCAAGCTGGACCTGGTGATTGAGGGCAAGCAATTCACCATCAACCCCGGTGACAGTTTCCGCATTCGCGGTGAATTGCACGAATGGATCAACCCTTACGATGAACCGGCTGTTGCGATCTGGGTGATCGCGCCGCCGGTGTATTGA
- a CDS encoding LysE family translocator: MSFDAWIIFTLFWLVFVVTPGPNAVNCITNGMTLGFRRSLPGVAAILTQAALFLSLSAVGVTALIAASPLAFQVLKFIGAGFLIYLGVRSWVTARRPVQANGQTSGSIYWRAFAIAVINPKSVAGYLAAFSQFVQPGVSIGAQMWVIFPTALSLTALSYLTYTALGAGLGRAAFGAVFNVWLRRGLAVCFIIYGVLLGAAATPGRA, from the coding sequence ATGAGTTTTGACGCCTGGATCATATTCACGCTGTTCTGGCTGGTCTTTGTGGTCACGCCGGGGCCGAATGCGGTGAACTGCATCACCAATGGCATGACGCTGGGCTTCCGCCGCAGCCTGCCGGGGGTTGCGGCGATCCTGACACAGGCGGCGTTATTTCTGAGCTTGTCGGCGGTTGGAGTGACGGCCTTGATCGCGGCCTCACCACTGGCGTTTCAAGTGTTGAAATTCATCGGCGCCGGGTTCCTGATCTATCTTGGTGTTCGCAGCTGGGTGACAGCCCGCCGCCCTGTCCAGGCTAATGGGCAAACAAGTGGCTCGATCTATTGGCGGGCTTTTGCGATTGCCGTGATTAATCCGAAAAGCGTGGCGGGATATCTGGCGGCCTTCAGTCAGTTCGTGCAACCCGGCGTGTCGATTGGCGCCCAGATGTGGGTTATATTTCCCACTGCGCTGAGCCTGACTGCACTCAGCTATCTGACCTACACGGCACTCGGCGCAGGGTTAGGGCGCGCGGCATTTGGGGCAGTGTTCAATGTTTGGCTGCGTCGCGGTTTGGCAGTTTGCTTCATCATCTATGGCGTGCTGTTGGGCGCCGCCGCCACACCGGGGAGAGCATAA
- a CDS encoding GFA family protein: MQKGSCLCGAVAFEITGDLRPAIACHCRQCRTTSGHFWAATSATDVAMRFTRDDGLRWYQSSDTAKRGFCDQCGSSLFWKPEGQDRTAIAMGILEEPSGLHVESHVFVEGKGAYYEIEDGLPQHQQFSGAEDA; the protein is encoded by the coding sequence ATGCAAAAGGGTAGCTGTCTGTGCGGAGCTGTGGCCTTTGAAATCACCGGGGATTTGCGACCAGCGATCGCCTGCCATTGCAGGCAATGCCGGACCACATCGGGGCACTTTTGGGCGGCGACATCTGCAACAGATGTTGCAATGAGATTTACACGTGATGACGGTTTGCGCTGGTATCAATCCAGCGACACGGCAAAACGTGGATTTTGTGATCAATGCGGATCGTCCCTGTTTTGGAAGCCCGAGGGGCAGGACCGAACTGCGATTGCGATGGGGATCTTGGAGGAGCCCAGCGGTTTGCATGTGGAAAGCCATGTCTTCGTCGAAGGCAAGGGCGCATATTATGAGATTGAAGACGGGCTGCCGCAACACCAACAATTCAGCGGGGCCGAAGATGCGTGA